One genomic window of Anoplolepis gracilipes chromosome 5, ASM4749672v1, whole genome shotgun sequence includes the following:
- the Eph gene encoding eph receptor tyrosine kinase isoform X3 — protein sequence MAPFNMAGVAGFLATCAAVAASAAHLLPLLLLLICPRGTQADQVVLLDTTTEEKLDWTKYPFGPQANTPGWIEESFTNFDKGINWRSYVVCDVAYNNVNNWLWTPFVERGPANRMYIEIKFTTRDCSLFPGNALSCKETFSLLYYEFDAATKEPPPWEPESYKLIGRIAAGEGRFNTNAEVIINTEVKSIPVTKKGVYFAFRDQGACISILAIKVYYINCPEISVNFARFPSTPTGREVALIEQTLGICVENAVKIAQPTFLCKGDGKWYLPTGGCHCKPGYQADVEKQQCKLCPIGKFKHEAGSHICEPCPEHSKASDYGFTECRCDPGYYRAEKDPKNMPCTQPPSAPQNLTVNFVDQSTVILSWNAPHMQGGRFDTTYKVVCDACSTDVKYIPNTETFNDTKITITGLNAVTTYRFQVFAQNGVSLLTQKKEYVDITVTTEASVPSLVSNVRITSVKSSELSISWDAPVIEVGGDSDLVERYEVRCYPRYDDATNATVIQTSELSATFKGLKPSTDYAIQVRAKTTRGWGEYTPVVFKKTPHAMGLDYVGEDDNMQVRIIAGAVVAVVVLLVIIIIMTVLILRSKFMRFMRFRCSRASDECNKKQPSDCDTLEYRNGEGLVVTYMHCKMDSSPIVTTHTNNKSKSSLGVTAAGAGGAGARSYVDPHTYEDPNQAVREFAREIDAGYITIEAIIGGGEFGDVCRGKLKLPPDGRTEIDVAIKTLKPGSADKARNDFLTEASIMGQFEHPNVIFLQGVVTKSNPVMIITEFMENGSLDTFLRANDGKFQVLQLVGMLRGIASGMQYLAEMNYVHRDLAARNVLVNAALVCKIADFGLSREIESATEGAYTTRVSDRFKLQNQNGGKIPVRWTAPEAIAFRKFTSASDVWSMGIVCWEVMSYGERPYWNWSNQDVIKSIEKGYRLPAPMDCPEAIYQLMLDCWQKERTHRPTFANLTQTLDKLIRSPDTLRKIAQNSVRPPAHNPYYVTSHTAAVQAAVAAAMPPGPAASTAGPFVDIVGHQAHQQAQSAIAVPVMPPGAGRSLHYHTHAATHALPHQQSSLTYPNWVPFSHFN from the exons tggATAGAGGAATCTTTCACGAACTTCGACAAGGGTATCAATTGGCGGAGTTACGTTGTATGCGATGTAGCGTACAACAATGTGAACAATTGGCTATGGACGCCATTCGTGGAGAGGGGTCCGGCGAACCGCATGtacatagaaataaaattcacgACCCGCGACTGCTCGCTATTCCCCGGGAACGCTCTCAGCTGTAAAGAGACCTTCAGTCTGCTCTATTACGAGTTTGATGCTGCTACCAAGGAACCGCCTCCGTGGGAACCAGaaagttataaacttatcg GTCGCATAGCCGCGGGTGAGGGTAGATTCAATACGAACGCCGAGGTGATAATAAACACCGAAGTAAAGTCGATTCCAGTGACAAAGAAGGGCGTCTACTTCGCTTTTCGCGATCAGGGGGCATGTATATCGATCTTGGCCATCAAGGTGTACTACATCAATTGTCCCGAGATCTCGGTGAACTTTGCCCGTTTCCCGTCCACGCCGACCGGCCGCGAAGTCGCGCTCATTGAACAAACGCTCGGTATTTGTGTCGAGAATGCTGTCAAAATTGCCCAGCCGACCTTCCTCTGCAAGGGAGACGGCAAGTGGTATCTACCAACGGGTGGATGTCACTGCAAGCCCGGTTATCAAGCTGACGTGGAGAAGCAGCAGTGCAAGTTGTGCCCCATAGGCAAGTTCAAACACGAGGCGGGCTCTCACATCTGCGAACCATGTCCGGAACACAGCAAAGCTTCCGATTACGGTTTCACGGAGTGTCGTTGCGATCCGGGCTATTATCGGGCGGAAAAGGATCCCAAGAATATGCCTTGCACGC AACCACCTTCGGCACCGCAAAACTTGACTGTCAACTTTGTCGATCAGTCCACGGTGATCCTTTCCTGGAATGCGCCGCATATGCAAGGTGGCAGGTTCGACACGACTTATAAAGTGGTCTGCGATGCTTGCAGCACGGATGTCAAATACATTCCCAATACT GAAACCTTCAACGACACGAAAATCACGATAACCGGTCTGAACGCAGTGACTACTTATCGCTTCCAAGTATTCGCCCAAAATGGTGTATCGCTGTTGACTCAAAAGAAGGAATACGTCGACATTACTGTTACAACGGAAGCCAGTGTGCCGAGTCTAGTGAGCAACGTTAGGATCACGAGTGTCAAAAGCTCCGAACTTAGCATCAGCTGGGACGCGCCGGTCATCGAAGTCGGCGGAGACAGCGATCTCGTCGAACGATACGAAG TGAGGTGTTACCCGCGCTATGACGACGCCACTAATGCAACCGTCATTCAAACGTCTGAGCTGTCTGCCACGTTCAAAGGCCTAAAGCCTTCCACGGATTACGCGATACAGGTTCGCGCCAAGACCACCCGTGGTTGGGGCGAGTATACGCCGGTGGTATTTAAGAAGACACCCCACGCCATGGGTCTAG ACTACGTCGGTGAGGACGACAACATGCAAGTTAGGATAATCGCAGGGGCAGTCGTCGCTGTCGTCGTACTTcttgtcattattattatcatgacCGTTTTGATCCTTAGAAG CAAATTCATGCGATTCATGCGATTTCGTTGCAGCAGGGCCTCGGACGAGTGCAACAAGAAGCAGCCCAGCGACTGCGATACTCTGGAGTACCGAAACGGCGAAG GACTAGTTGTGACCTACA TGCACTGCAAAATGGACAGTTCACCGATTGTGACAACCCATACCAACAACAAGAGCAAGTCCTCGC TGGGGGTCACCGCGGCGGGCGCAGGCGGTGCAGGTGCAAGGAGTTACGTGGATCCTCATACTTACGAGGATCCGAATCAGGCTGTACGGGAATTCGCCCGAGAGATCGACGCCGGATACATCACGATAGAGGCAATTATAG GTGGCGGAGAATTCGGCGACGTCTGCCGAGGGAAACTGAAACTGCCTCCCGACGGACGAACGGAAATAGACGTGGCTATAAAAACGCTGAAACCGGGCTCTGCGGACAAGGCGCGTAACGATTTCCTGACAGAGGCGTCGATAATGGGACAGTTCGAGCACCCCAACGTGATATTCTTGCAAGGTGTGGTGACAAAGAGCAATCCGGTGATGATCATCACGGAGTTTATGGAGAACGGCAGCCTGGACACTTTCTTGCGCGCTAACGACGGCAAGTTCCAAGTGCTTCAATTGGTGGGGATGCTGCGCGGCATCGCCAGCGGTATGCAGTATCTCGCGGAGATGAACTACGTGCACCGCGATCTCGCCGCGAGAAACGTGTTAGTCAACGCCGCTCTGGTTTGCAAGATCGCCGACTTTGGACTCAGTAGAGAGATCGAGAGCGCCACGGAGGGAGCTTACACGACCAGGGTGAGCGATAGATTCAAATTGCAGAATCAAAAT GGCGGCAAAATCCCAGTACGGTGGACGGCACCGGAAGCAATAGCTTTCCGTAAATTCACCAGCGCCTCCGACGTTTGGAGTATGGGCATCGTGTGCTGGGAAGTAATGTCGTATGGCGAGAGGCCATACTGGAACTGGTCGAATCAAGATGTGATAAAGTCGATCGAGAAGGGCTATAGGCTTCCAGCGCCGATGGATTGTCCGGAGGCTATTTATCAACTGATGCTCGATTGCTGGCAGAAGGAGCGCACCCATCGGCCGACCTTTGCCAATCTCACGCAGACTTTGGACAAGCTCATACGAAGCCCGGACACGCTGAGAAAAATTGCTCAGAACAG CGTGAGGCCACCTGCACACAATCCGTACTATGTCACAAGCCATACGGCTGCCGTCCAGGCTGCGGTGGCGGCTGCGATGCCACCAGGCCCAGCCGCGAGCACGGCGGGCCCGTTCGTAGACATAGTCGGCCATCAGGCCCATCAACAAGCCCAGTCAGCGATTGCCGTTCCAGTAATGCCACCAGGAGCCGGCCGTAGCTTACACTATCATACACACGCAGCGACACACGCACTGCCACACCAACAATCATCGCTGACCTATCCCAATTGGGTCCCGTTCTCCCATTTTAACTGA
- the Eph gene encoding eph receptor tyrosine kinase isoform X17 codes for MAPFNMAGVAGFLATCAAVAASAAHLLPLLLLLICPRGTQADQVVLLDTTTEEKLDWTKYPFGPQANTPGWIEESFTNFDKGINWRSYVVCDVAYNNVNNWLWTPFVERGPANRMYIEIKFTTRDCSLFPGNALSCKETFSLLYYEFDAATKEPPPWEPESYKLIGRIAAGEGRFNTNAEVIINTEVKSIPVTKKGVYFAFRDQGACISILAIKVYYINCPEISVNFARFPSTPTGREVALIEQTLGICVENAVKIAQPTFLCKGDGKWYLPTGGCHCKPGYQADVEKQQCKLCPIGKFKHEAGSHICEPCPEHSKASDYGFTECRCDPGYYRAEKDPKNMPCTQPPSAPQNLTVNFVDQSTVILSWNAPHMQGGRFDTTYKVVCDACSTDVKYIPNTETFNDTKITITGLNAVTTYRFQVFAQNGVSLLTQKKEYVDITVTTEASVPSLVSNVRITSVKSSELSISWDAPVIEVGGDSDLVERYEVRCYPRYDDATNATVIQTSELSATFKGLKPSTDYAIQVRAKTTRGWGEYTPVVFKKTPHAMGLDYVGEDDNMQVRIIAGAVVAVVVLLVIIIIMTVLILRRASDECNKKQPSDCDTLEYRNGEGLVVTYMTTPLFTPAVGVTAAGAGGAGARSYVDPHTYEDPNQAVREFAREIDAGYITIEAIIGGGEFGDVCRGKLKLPPDGRTEIDVAIKTLKPGSADKARNDFLTEASIMGQFEHPNVIFLQGVVTKSNPVMIITEFMENGSLDTFLRANDGKFQVLQLVGMLRGIASGMQYLAEMNYVHRDLAARNVLVNAALVCKIADFGLSREIESATEGAYTTRVSDRFKLQNQNGGKIPVRWTAPEAIAFRKFTSASDVWSMGIVCWEVMSYGERPYWNWSNQDVIKSIEKGYRLPAPMDCPEAIYQLMLDCWQKERTHRPTFANLTQTLDKLIRSPDTLRKIAQNSVRPPAHNPYYVTSHTAAVQAAVAAAMPPGPAASTAGPFVDIVGHQAHQQAQSAIAVPVMPPGAGRSLHYHTHAATHALPHQQSSLTYPNWVPFSHFN; via the exons tggATAGAGGAATCTTTCACGAACTTCGACAAGGGTATCAATTGGCGGAGTTACGTTGTATGCGATGTAGCGTACAACAATGTGAACAATTGGCTATGGACGCCATTCGTGGAGAGGGGTCCGGCGAACCGCATGtacatagaaataaaattcacgACCCGCGACTGCTCGCTATTCCCCGGGAACGCTCTCAGCTGTAAAGAGACCTTCAGTCTGCTCTATTACGAGTTTGATGCTGCTACCAAGGAACCGCCTCCGTGGGAACCAGaaagttataaacttatcg GTCGCATAGCCGCGGGTGAGGGTAGATTCAATACGAACGCCGAGGTGATAATAAACACCGAAGTAAAGTCGATTCCAGTGACAAAGAAGGGCGTCTACTTCGCTTTTCGCGATCAGGGGGCATGTATATCGATCTTGGCCATCAAGGTGTACTACATCAATTGTCCCGAGATCTCGGTGAACTTTGCCCGTTTCCCGTCCACGCCGACCGGCCGCGAAGTCGCGCTCATTGAACAAACGCTCGGTATTTGTGTCGAGAATGCTGTCAAAATTGCCCAGCCGACCTTCCTCTGCAAGGGAGACGGCAAGTGGTATCTACCAACGGGTGGATGTCACTGCAAGCCCGGTTATCAAGCTGACGTGGAGAAGCAGCAGTGCAAGTTGTGCCCCATAGGCAAGTTCAAACACGAGGCGGGCTCTCACATCTGCGAACCATGTCCGGAACACAGCAAAGCTTCCGATTACGGTTTCACGGAGTGTCGTTGCGATCCGGGCTATTATCGGGCGGAAAAGGATCCCAAGAATATGCCTTGCACGC AACCACCTTCGGCACCGCAAAACTTGACTGTCAACTTTGTCGATCAGTCCACGGTGATCCTTTCCTGGAATGCGCCGCATATGCAAGGTGGCAGGTTCGACACGACTTATAAAGTGGTCTGCGATGCTTGCAGCACGGATGTCAAATACATTCCCAATACT GAAACCTTCAACGACACGAAAATCACGATAACCGGTCTGAACGCAGTGACTACTTATCGCTTCCAAGTATTCGCCCAAAATGGTGTATCGCTGTTGACTCAAAAGAAGGAATACGTCGACATTACTGTTACAACGGAAGCCAGTGTGCCGAGTCTAGTGAGCAACGTTAGGATCACGAGTGTCAAAAGCTCCGAACTTAGCATCAGCTGGGACGCGCCGGTCATCGAAGTCGGCGGAGACAGCGATCTCGTCGAACGATACGAAG TGAGGTGTTACCCGCGCTATGACGACGCCACTAATGCAACCGTCATTCAAACGTCTGAGCTGTCTGCCACGTTCAAAGGCCTAAAGCCTTCCACGGATTACGCGATACAGGTTCGCGCCAAGACCACCCGTGGTTGGGGCGAGTATACGCCGGTGGTATTTAAGAAGACACCCCACGCCATGGGTCTAG ACTACGTCGGTGAGGACGACAACATGCAAGTTAGGATAATCGCAGGGGCAGTCGTCGCTGTCGTCGTACTTcttgtcattattattatcatgacCGTTTTGATCCTTAGAAG GGCCTCGGACGAGTGCAACAAGAAGCAGCCCAGCGACTGCGATACTCTGGAGTACCGAAACGGCGAAG GACTAGTTGTGACCTACA TGACCACGCCGCTATTCACACCTGCAGTGGGGGTCACCGCGGCGGGCGCAGGCGGTGCAGGTGCAAGGAGTTACGTGGATCCTCATACTTACGAGGATCCGAATCAGGCTGTACGGGAATTCGCCCGAGAGATCGACGCCGGATACATCACGATAGAGGCAATTATAG GTGGCGGAGAATTCGGCGACGTCTGCCGAGGGAAACTGAAACTGCCTCCCGACGGACGAACGGAAATAGACGTGGCTATAAAAACGCTGAAACCGGGCTCTGCGGACAAGGCGCGTAACGATTTCCTGACAGAGGCGTCGATAATGGGACAGTTCGAGCACCCCAACGTGATATTCTTGCAAGGTGTGGTGACAAAGAGCAATCCGGTGATGATCATCACGGAGTTTATGGAGAACGGCAGCCTGGACACTTTCTTGCGCGCTAACGACGGCAAGTTCCAAGTGCTTCAATTGGTGGGGATGCTGCGCGGCATCGCCAGCGGTATGCAGTATCTCGCGGAGATGAACTACGTGCACCGCGATCTCGCCGCGAGAAACGTGTTAGTCAACGCCGCTCTGGTTTGCAAGATCGCCGACTTTGGACTCAGTAGAGAGATCGAGAGCGCCACGGAGGGAGCTTACACGACCAGGGTGAGCGATAGATTCAAATTGCAGAATCAAAAT GGCGGCAAAATCCCAGTACGGTGGACGGCACCGGAAGCAATAGCTTTCCGTAAATTCACCAGCGCCTCCGACGTTTGGAGTATGGGCATCGTGTGCTGGGAAGTAATGTCGTATGGCGAGAGGCCATACTGGAACTGGTCGAATCAAGATGTGATAAAGTCGATCGAGAAGGGCTATAGGCTTCCAGCGCCGATGGATTGTCCGGAGGCTATTTATCAACTGATGCTCGATTGCTGGCAGAAGGAGCGCACCCATCGGCCGACCTTTGCCAATCTCACGCAGACTTTGGACAAGCTCATACGAAGCCCGGACACGCTGAGAAAAATTGCTCAGAACAG CGTGAGGCCACCTGCACACAATCCGTACTATGTCACAAGCCATACGGCTGCCGTCCAGGCTGCGGTGGCGGCTGCGATGCCACCAGGCCCAGCCGCGAGCACGGCGGGCCCGTTCGTAGACATAGTCGGCCATCAGGCCCATCAACAAGCCCAGTCAGCGATTGCCGTTCCAGTAATGCCACCAGGAGCCGGCCGTAGCTTACACTATCATACACACGCAGCGACACACGCACTGCCACACCAACAATCATCGCTGACCTATCCCAATTGGGTCCCGTTCTCCCATTTTAACTGA
- the Eph gene encoding eph receptor tyrosine kinase isoform X7, with protein MAPFNMAGVAGFLATCAAVAASAAHLLPLLLLLICPRGTQADQVVLLDTTTEEKLDWTKYPFGPQANTPGWIEESFTNFDKGINWRSYVVCDVAYNNVNNWLWTPFVERGPANRMYIEIKFTTRDCSLFPGNALSCKETFSLLYYEFDAATKEPPPWEPESYKLIGRIAAGEGRFNTNAEVIINTEVKSIPVTKKGVYFAFRDQGACISILAIKVYYINCPEISVNFARFPSTPTGREVALIEQTLGICVENAVKIAQPTFLCKGDGKWYLPTGGCHCKPGYQADVEKQQCKLCPIGKFKHEAGSHICEPCPEHSKASDYGFTECRCDPGYYRAEKDPKNMPCTQPPSAPQNLTVNFVDQSTVILSWNAPHMQGGRFDTTYKVVCDACSTDVKYIPNTETFNDTKITITGLNAVTTYRFQVFAQNGVSLLTQKKEYVDITVTTEASVPSLVSNVRITSVKSSELSISWDAPVIEVGGDSDLVERYEVRCYPRYDDATNATVIQTSELSATFKGLKPSTDYAIQVRAKTTRGWGEYTPVVFKKTPHAMGLDYVGEDDNMQVRIIAGAVVAVVVLLVIIIIMTVLILRRASDECNKKQPSDCDTLEYRNGEGLVVTYMHCKMDSSPIVTTHTNNKSKSSLTTPLFTPAVGVTAAGAGGAGARSYVDPHTYEDPNQAVREFAREIDAGYITIEAIIGGGEFGDVCRGKLKLPPDGRTEIDVAIKTLKPGSADKARNDFLTEASIMGQFEHPNVIFLQGVVTKSNPVMIITEFMENGSLDTFLRANDGKFQVLQLVGMLRGIASGMQYLAEMNYVHRDLAARNVLVNAALVCKIADFGLSREIESATEGAYTTRVSDRFKLQNQNGGKIPVRWTAPEAIAFRKFTSASDVWSMGIVCWEVMSYGERPYWNWSNQDVIKSIEKGYRLPAPMDCPEAIYQLMLDCWQKERTHRPTFANLTQTLDKLIRSPDTLRKIAQNSVRPPAHNPYYVTSHTAAVQAAVAAAMPPGPAASTAGPFVDIVGHQAHQQAQSAIAVPVMPPGAGRSLHYHTHAATHALPHQQSSLTYPNWVPFSHFN; from the exons tggATAGAGGAATCTTTCACGAACTTCGACAAGGGTATCAATTGGCGGAGTTACGTTGTATGCGATGTAGCGTACAACAATGTGAACAATTGGCTATGGACGCCATTCGTGGAGAGGGGTCCGGCGAACCGCATGtacatagaaataaaattcacgACCCGCGACTGCTCGCTATTCCCCGGGAACGCTCTCAGCTGTAAAGAGACCTTCAGTCTGCTCTATTACGAGTTTGATGCTGCTACCAAGGAACCGCCTCCGTGGGAACCAGaaagttataaacttatcg GTCGCATAGCCGCGGGTGAGGGTAGATTCAATACGAACGCCGAGGTGATAATAAACACCGAAGTAAAGTCGATTCCAGTGACAAAGAAGGGCGTCTACTTCGCTTTTCGCGATCAGGGGGCATGTATATCGATCTTGGCCATCAAGGTGTACTACATCAATTGTCCCGAGATCTCGGTGAACTTTGCCCGTTTCCCGTCCACGCCGACCGGCCGCGAAGTCGCGCTCATTGAACAAACGCTCGGTATTTGTGTCGAGAATGCTGTCAAAATTGCCCAGCCGACCTTCCTCTGCAAGGGAGACGGCAAGTGGTATCTACCAACGGGTGGATGTCACTGCAAGCCCGGTTATCAAGCTGACGTGGAGAAGCAGCAGTGCAAGTTGTGCCCCATAGGCAAGTTCAAACACGAGGCGGGCTCTCACATCTGCGAACCATGTCCGGAACACAGCAAAGCTTCCGATTACGGTTTCACGGAGTGTCGTTGCGATCCGGGCTATTATCGGGCGGAAAAGGATCCCAAGAATATGCCTTGCACGC AACCACCTTCGGCACCGCAAAACTTGACTGTCAACTTTGTCGATCAGTCCACGGTGATCCTTTCCTGGAATGCGCCGCATATGCAAGGTGGCAGGTTCGACACGACTTATAAAGTGGTCTGCGATGCTTGCAGCACGGATGTCAAATACATTCCCAATACT GAAACCTTCAACGACACGAAAATCACGATAACCGGTCTGAACGCAGTGACTACTTATCGCTTCCAAGTATTCGCCCAAAATGGTGTATCGCTGTTGACTCAAAAGAAGGAATACGTCGACATTACTGTTACAACGGAAGCCAGTGTGCCGAGTCTAGTGAGCAACGTTAGGATCACGAGTGTCAAAAGCTCCGAACTTAGCATCAGCTGGGACGCGCCGGTCATCGAAGTCGGCGGAGACAGCGATCTCGTCGAACGATACGAAG TGAGGTGTTACCCGCGCTATGACGACGCCACTAATGCAACCGTCATTCAAACGTCTGAGCTGTCTGCCACGTTCAAAGGCCTAAAGCCTTCCACGGATTACGCGATACAGGTTCGCGCCAAGACCACCCGTGGTTGGGGCGAGTATACGCCGGTGGTATTTAAGAAGACACCCCACGCCATGGGTCTAG ACTACGTCGGTGAGGACGACAACATGCAAGTTAGGATAATCGCAGGGGCAGTCGTCGCTGTCGTCGTACTTcttgtcattattattatcatgacCGTTTTGATCCTTAGAAG GGCCTCGGACGAGTGCAACAAGAAGCAGCCCAGCGACTGCGATACTCTGGAGTACCGAAACGGCGAAG GACTAGTTGTGACCTACA TGCACTGCAAAATGGACAGTTCACCGATTGTGACAACCCATACCAACAACAAGAGCAAGTCCTCGC TGACCACGCCGCTATTCACACCTGCAGTGGGGGTCACCGCGGCGGGCGCAGGCGGTGCAGGTGCAAGGAGTTACGTGGATCCTCATACTTACGAGGATCCGAATCAGGCTGTACGGGAATTCGCCCGAGAGATCGACGCCGGATACATCACGATAGAGGCAATTATAG GTGGCGGAGAATTCGGCGACGTCTGCCGAGGGAAACTGAAACTGCCTCCCGACGGACGAACGGAAATAGACGTGGCTATAAAAACGCTGAAACCGGGCTCTGCGGACAAGGCGCGTAACGATTTCCTGACAGAGGCGTCGATAATGGGACAGTTCGAGCACCCCAACGTGATATTCTTGCAAGGTGTGGTGACAAAGAGCAATCCGGTGATGATCATCACGGAGTTTATGGAGAACGGCAGCCTGGACACTTTCTTGCGCGCTAACGACGGCAAGTTCCAAGTGCTTCAATTGGTGGGGATGCTGCGCGGCATCGCCAGCGGTATGCAGTATCTCGCGGAGATGAACTACGTGCACCGCGATCTCGCCGCGAGAAACGTGTTAGTCAACGCCGCTCTGGTTTGCAAGATCGCCGACTTTGGACTCAGTAGAGAGATCGAGAGCGCCACGGAGGGAGCTTACACGACCAGGGTGAGCGATAGATTCAAATTGCAGAATCAAAAT GGCGGCAAAATCCCAGTACGGTGGACGGCACCGGAAGCAATAGCTTTCCGTAAATTCACCAGCGCCTCCGACGTTTGGAGTATGGGCATCGTGTGCTGGGAAGTAATGTCGTATGGCGAGAGGCCATACTGGAACTGGTCGAATCAAGATGTGATAAAGTCGATCGAGAAGGGCTATAGGCTTCCAGCGCCGATGGATTGTCCGGAGGCTATTTATCAACTGATGCTCGATTGCTGGCAGAAGGAGCGCACCCATCGGCCGACCTTTGCCAATCTCACGCAGACTTTGGACAAGCTCATACGAAGCCCGGACACGCTGAGAAAAATTGCTCAGAACAG CGTGAGGCCACCTGCACACAATCCGTACTATGTCACAAGCCATACGGCTGCCGTCCAGGCTGCGGTGGCGGCTGCGATGCCACCAGGCCCAGCCGCGAGCACGGCGGGCCCGTTCGTAGACATAGTCGGCCATCAGGCCCATCAACAAGCCCAGTCAGCGATTGCCGTTCCAGTAATGCCACCAGGAGCCGGCCGTAGCTTACACTATCATACACACGCAGCGACACACGCACTGCCACACCAACAATCATCGCTGACCTATCCCAATTGGGTCCCGTTCTCCCATTTTAACTGA